AAATCACTCCACTGGGCACAAAGGCCGAGTACCAAAAGGATGTGAATTATATACAAATGATTTGACATGGCCAGGACATCGGGGGTTGCATAGCCAAAACATATTTCAGTAGCTGCGGAGACGATGCCAAAGTTCAAGATAAGCGGAGTTGGCAGATCAAGAAATCTTAGAAtgcctttttattttacaaatggcAAGCGAATTAAATTATACGTTCAAATCTTACAATTTCTTTAAACAATCTGAAAGAAAAGTTACCAATCAGTACTTGAGAAAAGTATTACTCTTTTACTTGTATATTTTCACATCGGGAaacatttcttaaatcaaattgtttGAAATATCATTAATATTGCCAAATAATTCAACGTTTCAAGTTCAAGGTATACTTTTCCATAAACTCGTAATTTACATATTCAAAGAGAATAAATTACCATTAACATTTTGGCAAACGTTCAATAAGTTACTGTAAATGGCCTGGAacttaaaaaaggaaaatcaagGGAAGTCGCCTATCTCAACATATAATAAGgacatttaaattcaattttccttCCTTTAGTTTTTTCAACAGCTCTTCAACTTATTCACCCATATTCGATGCGAATCAGTTTTAATTACCATTAACATTCTGGGCTGGCCAGCATCTGAATTTCCAATCCGGCCTCGAACAAGCTTTCTTTGTGCGCATTTTAATTGCCTCGCAGACCCCTGGTCCCCTGACATCGGCTATTAAtgaaatgctttttaaattatgtcatTAACATTGCAGCCTGTGCCGTCTAGGACTGGTTTATCTTGGCCAGGGCCTGGGTTCTGGATAATTATGGCATATTTTTATTGGCTCGCCATCGAATCGGAATTAGATGCTTGTAAATAGCTTACAACAATTATTTCATTAGGTTTCGAGCCTGCCGAGGTAGTTTTTCATGCGCATCGGACAGCGATTTTCCAAGTACAGCCCCAGATCTCGGGCTTCGGGATGATAAACTGCCGGCGAGGAAAGGGGCTCGGTCACATTGGCCCTATTATAAATGACTGGATGTGAACCGCCTGTCATGTTTTATCTTTATTCCCGTGCATTTTCGGCGGCCAGGCGGCGTGTCTGCACATTTTCCgattcatattttttcgccAGCCAGCACGATGACGATAATGGCGCTTGCAGGCCCACTGACGTTTCTAACAAAGTGACTCGCATTAAGGATAATAGAGGCAACTAAAAGCAAGCCACCACAACATGAAACAAAGCAGGCCAGAGCGGATCAGATGCGGAGGATGAGCCGGCGATGACTGCCAGCGATTTGCGCATCATTATCCCGGGAAGGAAGGGAGGACTTTCGACAGAGGTCCCTTGCCCCAAGATGTCCATCAACGGCCAGAAAGAAAAGCTGCACTGCCTCCTGGCCGCATATCCTGGCACTTCCTGCCTCTGACGTTTCCGTCGTCATCCTGCACGGAGAGAAATAGGTGTGTGtttgatattaaattaaagaacattttttaagctctTGTTAAAGGaagtacaataaaaaatatatattttttagtttctttatttttttatttcttaaaaatatattcttaaagCATCTctcatcattatcattaatttttaaagtaactttaaaatattttcaggtACTTTTTCTTCCAGTGTCACGTTCAAGGAATGATTTATCGTCGCCCAGAGGACTCAAGTGTCGCACCCCCGAAAGCCAGAGAATGTCCTGCAATTGACAATTGTCCATTGTGTTTAAGGAGAAGATCTCGCCTCCCTTGTCCCTTTCCTTAGCTCCACTAGCCAAACCTGAGCGAGCCCAGAAActaagcaaatatttattaagcgAATTAAAGTCGCGTCTCACAAATTGCCTGCAAATCCCCCGAATACAAATGACTGGATATTTCTCATGGCGAAACATTTGATGCAGGTCATTTCGACACCGAAACGGTTGCCCCATGACTGTGCAGCTTCCACCAACGAATTATGCGCTCTAGCGCCCCATGTTCTCCAGCCAAATCTTTTGTCATCATTAGTCAAAGCTTTAAGCCGATTTAATCAATAGCATTGGCCAGGCGGAATAGGGAAGCCATCCTGTTTCGAGTGTTAACACAAACCAAATTGCGTGTTTTGGccgaaaaattaagaaaattaaatggagCCTCACGTGCCATATGCCGGATTTAACCACATTGTTGCCAGCTGGTCCTGTCCTGTCGCCCGAAATTTTGGTTGAAATACTTCAGAAATGGGATTCAAAAAAGCGGCCGAGAGACTGGCACTCATTAAACAATTACCGTTTGCTCTTTTTTACggattccattttattttgggtttttgtttgccaTGTTTTGGTCCTAAATCACACCACTTTAAGACGGGATAATAAGAACACTTTTAGATCGACcattatgtttttcttttcttatgGCAGGCGCACAAAGAAGCAAAATTAAACAGAGTGAAAGttgcaacaaaaataaattcataagctaaggttttcaaaattaaataatgtagACTCATtgaactcaaaaataatggcatatatacataaatatgaataaaagtaaaatgaTTGAATAAAATGTGTGTAACTtttgtttatgatttttttgatCTCTTTGCGCAATAACCTTGACTTTGCTTACGGAAAGCTCTCTTGTAAAAATTCTCAATGTTTTACAATACACATATACTTTGAGATATAAGACGCCAAGCGTGTTAATGAGCGTTTCATGTAccgcaaaaatataaattaaagcgAGCTATAAACATGTGCCATACTACAAATTTCGTTAACTTTCCCAAAGCAACtgtgtaaatatttgctaagTCGAAACAACATTCTTTGCCAGCGATCAAGTGAGTCAAGCGAGACAAGACTGCGATCAGTTAACGTCTGAACGCCGATTTAACCAAATATATCTTCCGATTCCAGTTTTCCGTTCTATAACCATGGCTAATCGCAATCTGGTTAAAGTTTTACTTCTGGTGGGATTACTCGGAATGAGTTTGATGCCATTTAGCCAAGCACATCCGAAACGTGGTCGCAAACGGTCCTTCGGTaagtgtttaaataaaaagaacacCTTGAAAATAGAATAAGTACATTTTAgtctaaaataatatattttaaaccctaacacagaaatattttaagctttattatattttctccGCGATTCTCTTTAGGAGTAGGTCTTTTGGGTGGAGCAGGATTGGGTTTTTTGGGTGGCGCAGTTATAGGCAACGCAATGGCCAAGTCCCATCAAACTCCAGCTGCCACACCTGCTCCTCCGGTGGCGGTGGTGCATCACCACTATCCGGCAGGAGCTCCTGTTCCCGTTGCGATGGCCGCACCTGCCCATCCAGATCCCAAGAAGACGACCGTCATCGAAACAGGCACCCCCGATGCCAATGGATGCTACACGCAAACCATCCGGGAGCCCAATCCCAACAATCCAAAATCCTACACGGAAACGCAGCATCTGATTTGTCCCACGTTGCAGCAGGCCAACCAGCCAGCTCCTGCGATTGCTCCTGCTGCAAGTGCTGGCCATGTTCCTGTGATGCCCCAGCCCTCGCCGGTGTTCCCTGCCCCTGTGGCAGGACATCCAGCTCCagttgctgctcctgctgcagtGCCTCATGCTGCTGCCCCCGTTGTTCCTGCGGCAGtcgctcctgctgctcccgTTGTGGTtcatcctgctgctcctgttgTAGTTCATCCTGCTGCTCCCGTTGTCGTCCATCCTGCTGCAGTTCCCGCGGCAGTTCCAGCTCCGACCCCGATTGCCCCCGCAGTTCAGGCCCATCCAGGACAGCCGCAGGTCATCCTGCTGTCAAAGAAAACCGTGTACTATCCCAAAAAACGGTCATCCGCACCCACACTCAACATTCCGCAGGGAGTGCTGGCCATGCTAGTGATCTTCTACAGCATAAAGGCTTTTCTAATTTAAATCGAgaatttcattcatataattAAGTCACTTTAAATCTAAATGATTAATCCTTCAATTGTCCGTCTTGCTTAGtgtctttaaataaaacttaatacATGTTAAGTGAGACCCTAACACTTTAAGAAGATACATTTTTAGGAAttgtaaagtaaagtaaa
This portion of the Drosophila takahashii strain IR98-3 E-12201 chromosome 3R, DtakHiC1v2, whole genome shotgun sequence genome encodes:
- the LOC108068202 gene encoding nematocyst expressed protein 3-like — encoded protein: MANRNLVKVLLLVGLLGMSLMPFSQAHPKRGRKRSFGVGLLGGAGLGFLGGAVIGNAMAKSHQTPAATPAPPVAVVHHHYPAGAPVPVAMAAPAHPDPKKTTVIETGTPDANGCYTQTIREPNPNNPKSYTETQHLICPTLQQANQPAPAIAPAASAGHVPVMPQPSPVFPAPVAGHPAPVAAPAAVPHAAAPVVPAAVAPAAPVVVHPAAPVVVHPAAPVVVHPAAVPAAVPAPTPIAPAVQAHPGQPQVILLSKKTVYYPKKRSSAPTLNIPQGVLAMLVIFYSIKAFLI